From the genome of Lineus longissimus chromosome 8, tnLinLong1.2, whole genome shotgun sequence, one region includes:
- the LOC135492469 gene encoding fibrillin-1-like, with protein sequence MANIVCDCKSYFDLDADNQTCIADIPCSSNNGTGPCLDNNTMCYEMNGTETCTCKLGYVPTTNTSCEAGNPCANVTTHYCDPNAICNKTVADGPGFICTCKTGYGGNGTTCYGCKLGYAGDGEGCSDIDECVANGGTMNQCSPNATCNNTVGSYECACKSGFSGDGKICNDIDECVANGGTMNQCSPNATCNNTVGSYECACKSGFSGDGKICNDIDECVANGGSMNQCSKHAKCNNTVGSYECACKSGFSGDGKICNDIDECVANGGTMNQCSPNATCNNTVGSYECACKSGFSGDGKICNDIDECVANGGTMNQCSPNATCNNTVGSYECACKSGFSGDGKICNDIDECVANGGTMNQCSPNATCNNTVGSYECACKSGFSGDGKICNDIDECVANGGTMNQCSPNATCNNTVGSYECACKSGFSGDGKICNDIDECVANGGTMNQCSPNATCNNTVGSYECACKSGFSGDGKICNG encoded by the exons ATGGCGAATATTGTCTGTGACTGTAAGAGTTACTTCGACTTGGACGCCGATAACCAAACATGCATAG CCGATATCCCCTGCTCTTCAAACAATGGGACGGGACCTTGCCTCGACAATAATACCATGTGCTACGAGATGAACGGGACAGAGACATGCACCTGTAAACTTGGTTACGTGCCCACCACCAATACATCGTGTGAGG CCGGCAACCCGTGTGCGAATGTCACAACACACTACTGCGATCCGAATGCAATCTGCAACAAGACTGTCGCAGATGGGCCTGGATTTATCTGCACCTGTAAGACGGGGTATGGCGGCAATGGGACAACCTGTTATG GGTGCAAGCTAGGGTACGCGGGTGATGGAGAGGGGTGTTCGG ACATCGATGAGTGTGTTGCAAACGGTGGCACAATGAACCAGTGTTCACCAAATGCTACGTGTAACAATACCGTGGGATCATACGAGTGTGCCTGCAAGAGCGGGTTCAGCGGTGACGGGAAAATATGTAACG ACATCGATGAGTGTGTTGCAAACGGTGGCACAATGAACCAGTGTTCACCAAATGCTACGTGTAACAATACCGTGGGATCATACGAGTGTGCCTGCAAGAGCGGGTTCAGCGGTGACGGGAAAATATGTAACG ACATCGATGAGTGTGTTGCAAACGGTGGCTCAATGAACCAGTGTTCAAAACATGCTAAGTGTAACAATACCGTGGGATCATACGAGTGTGCCTGCAAGAGCGGGTTCAGCGGTGACGGGAAAATATGTAACG ACATCGATGAGTGTGTTGCAAACGGTGGCACAATGAACCAGTGTTCACCAAATGCTACGTGTAACAATACCGTGGGATCATACGAGTGTGCCTGCAAGAGCGGGTTCAGCGGTGACGGGAAAATATGTAACG ACATCGATGAGTGTGTTGCAAACGGTGGCACAATGAACCAGTGTTCACCAAATGCTACGTGTAACAATACCGTGGGATCATACGAGTGTGCCTGCAAGAGCGGGTTCAGCGGTGACGGGAAAATATGTAACG ACATCGATGAGTGTGTTGCAAACGGTGGCACAATGAACCAGTGTTCACCAAATGCTACGTGTAACAATACCGTGGGATCATACGAGTGTGCCTGCAAGAGCGGGTTCAGCGGTGACGGGAAAATATGTAACG ACATCGATGAGTGTGTTGCAAACGGTGGCACAATGAACCAGTGTTCACCAAATGCTACGTGTAACAATACCGTGGGATCATACGAGTGTGCCTGCAAGAGCGGGTTCAGCGGTGACGGGAAAATATGTAACG ACATCGATGAGTGTGTTGCAAACGGTGGCACAATGAACCAGTGTTCACCAAATGCTACGTGTAACAATACCGTGGGATCATACGAGTGTGCCTGCAAGAGCGGGTTCAGCGGTGACGGGAAAATATGTAACGGTTAG
- the LOC135492455 gene encoding uncharacterized protein LOC135492455 gives MNQCSKHAKCNNTVGSYECACKSGFSGDGKICNDIDECVANGGTMNQCSPNATCNNTVGSYECACKSGFSGDGKICNDIDECVADGGSMNQCSKHAKCNNTVGSYECACKSGFSGDGKICNDIDECVAKGGVMNQCSPNAKCNNTVGSYECACKSGFSGDGKTCKDIDECVAKGGVMNQCSPNAKCNNTVGSYECACKSGFSGDGKTCNDIDECTTSNLDLKHQCDAQAICTNSVGSYTCDCKQDYAGDGRTCTIKDLEEKAEELSNVAKTIVDSASPDQVVAKVDQLAGQLDQSLKPSPGNSTPDQEEKAISAKTHIRQEMVVGVQAYVKKAGIKNLQEAQKIGDALDKSTNNKAELNVISMDACVSTSVEVLKKTPKSAMTLNDLTQLSTAVSKGPANVIDALFDTPETIPLDVDMKTRMPSKEKQALSKDIMNKTNSLIRDMQQVLFSKIGTDAAFAEVASKSFGFKIGKRKNSFLKKKEAIKMGNVDATLSDGLEAEGDISFSLTTFSRNPYLYGEDSHLTNTPVLQMEVEDTAKKPPEPAIFSGRSAMQATITSELEDNDKQKVKVLLDDMPERGKVHDISLDDRHAYMRLTFTKEFVGNVTLLGQMNIQPGDVDFDFQYVIDNAILYQEVRAGCRIVTNQQGQDYSLFVYSSCFKQLGKMKLLFKLASGAIAPVTVTQGRRRLLAKGSYTVAMVMIQPRAWNPAASAWEVVDWIEVLPESTSNAVKFKSNFFGTITSGLFVPPNTIDFAAIFPNFLERVRDSPTVLATILIILFVFVILLIWTRRMDKKDFNMWVCAPLVDNHPGDQYCYRINLHTSSRIGAGTSANVFIIIIGEKGATEPRPLYDGYRQNFQRGSISSFLLKNHSFLGRPQYVFVWHDGEGAEPHWHLSHIVIEDLYRETCDYFLCAHWLSATKGDHRTNRLLRVTHEENISSVSNLFSQHSKRFLFDTNIWFSMFNRPNKSRFTRVQRLCCCTAALFLMMLSNAMWYQTGTTGSSSALHIGPLRISFRTVFIGLMSSVIILPPTMAMVEIFSRTRFHRKEINVQIRRKYPERKQARLLPWWCVFFGYILVIMAISCGVFFTFFYSLEWGGTKSNEWLSTLLISLVETVVLLQPGKMLLIALILTCILRLPSDADETVEDEFLLTDVAENVNTLEIPVARTIPDLPDDLDNCQENEATRKARAARDKKLFTIARATGIQFLYLLLLMIICSSNRGSHYYRQNTALKRAFDLKENNVIIRLADYGQLYRWLNHNVTPILYPDKYYNGLALKSYDRRFIANMDGLRVGPARLRQKRVRQGLCTWNKIVTKCASDFDTSIEESDDFLTYWRKPTTTFTKSPFVYTSAQKNDIPLYGEYATFDGGGYVAELGDSSKTALLVLSQLFKKNWIDRLTRAVFVEATIYNANVNLFSCLRIMIETPAVGGILISRTVESFRPYPYVDAWDLILLVLQIVWVLVLFYLIYVEINLARTFRWQYVTDPWTYVQLLNVMTAFAASSLYVVRIVFVIKAIEDVKNNIGEYVSFDKMIEIDESYTASLAIIAFICILQILKPLSFNFFFALLKNTLRKAFSVLACCFLFILAIWMAFGISGHFLLVRTTATFRTFPRTLWTLLGMSIGILKYPEAMGDNLGEDALVNRISFVMFMFISYMVLMNLVVTIYLEMYSAIRGSKQLKGFDRELNDHFWKRVLMLWNAFINKQPNAWSYDVPKIDAPAPIQAEESYRRGHTGSMHLDQIVRISTMIHTSMGNAFKKYSSELETVKLDVRAAKAASDDMSRKLQDTKEDLAVTKDTVTSIKKAINDALTKRKETDWLRAHPEEWTKHRYYYEDGLLALTVAAIPNEFSESYLTVERIDDPDLKHLTCPDMAGIILPVCAIHTTEDFLIEEPILVTLPVHGGGVDDRKELLLKARIYAGDEYEEFSADPVQADDQSLIGLRAAFTAVPESLAVVQIWHRDYVMIGPDGGEVVSTRDSRVKVTFPSEAFHTMCNVTLQVKFIDINESDQCGSSHVVMLTLSERAMKPVEATIPFLDPKSAVEKMKHLLIRQGARDWCDDYTTPVRSSGQVVSFQVILPRAGEVMSFFAKSGNSSLIPRTRKADPITEVYLTNLATKMGSDWERAIYALDGGLHHRAAHGLRGKWDMSDEEKGAMVLRKWLNNQQVSVDKVKLLRDAYQDINRPDLVSDLDRSAEVFRNFIDERVQDANLLKAFRAIIQSDKVTCCWRALAARLDLSDDCVSELDRREPPLSVSEKCFEVLSEWKENGKNVTLKYLRRHLSSLGCKLAANKLADFM, from the exons ATGAACCAGTGTTCAAAACATGCTAAGTGTAACAATACCGTGGGATCATACGAGTGTGCCTGCAAGAGCGGGTTCAGCGGTGACGGGAAAATATGTAACG ACATCGATGAGTGTGTTGCAAACGGTGGCACAATGAACCAGTGTTCACCAAATGCTACGTGTAACAATACCGTGGGATCATACGAGTGTGCCTGCAAGAGCGGGTTCAGCGGTGACGGGAAAATATGTAACG ACATCGATGAGTGTGTTGCAGACGGTGGCTCAATGAACCAGTGTTCAAAACATGCTAAGTGTAACAATACCGTGGGATCATACGAGTGTGCCTGCAAGAGCGGGTTCAGCGGTGACGGGAAAATATGTAACG ACATCGATGAGTGTGTTGCAAAAGGCGGCGTGATGAACCAGTGTTCACCAAATGCTAAGTGTAACAATACCGTGGGATCTTACGAGTGTGCCTGCAAGAGCGGGTTCAGCGGTGACGGGAAAACATGTAAAG ACATCGATGAGTGTGTTGCAAAAGGCGGCGTGATGAACCAGTGTTCACCAAATGCTAAGTGTAACAATACCGTGGGATCTTACGAGTGTGCCTGCAAGAGCGGGTTCAGCGGTGACGGGAAAACATGTAACG ACATCGACGAGTGCACCACCAGTAACCTGGACTTGAAACACCAGTGTGATGCACAGGCTATATGTACGAACAGTGTCGGCTCATATACGTGCGACTGCAAGCAAGACTATGCCGGCGACGGGCGGACCTGCACCA TCAAAGACTTGGAGGAGAAGGCTGAAGAACTGTCGAACGTGGCGAAAACGATTGTAGACTCGGCATCCCCTGATCAAGTGGTAGCGAAGGTGGATCAGCTCGCTGGGCAGCTTGATCAATCACTTAAG CCATCACCTGGAAATTCCACGCCCGACCAGGAAGAAAAGGCGATCAGTGCCAAGACGCACATCCGCCAAGAGATGGTGGTTGGTGTGCAGGCCTACGTGAAGAAGGCTGGTATCAAGAACCTACAAGAGGCACAGAAGATAGGCGATGCACTGGACAAGTCAACGAACAACAAAGCGGAGTTGAATGTAATAAGCATG GATGCATGTGTCTCAACAAGTGTTGAAGTCCTAAAGAAAACACCCAAGTCTGCCATGACATTGAACGACCTTACGCAACTTTCAACAG CCGTCTCGAAAGGCCCTGCTAATGTGATCGATGCACTGTTTGATACACCAGAAACCATTCCACTTGATGTTGACATGAAGACAAGGATGCCTTCGAAGGAGAAGCAGGCACTG tcCAAGGATATCATGAACAAAACGAATTCTTTAATCCGCGACATGCAGCAGGTCCTCTTTAGTAAGATAGGCACAGACGCAGCGTTTGCCGAGGTTGCGTCCAAGTCGTTCGGCTTCAAGATCGGCAAACGCAAGAATTCCTTTCTGAAGAAGAAGGAAGCCATAAAGATGGGAAATGTGGACGCTACGCTTAGCGATGGTCTTGAGGCAGAAGGCGATATCAGTTTTTCA TTGACAACGTTTTCCCGGAACCCTTACCTCTATGGCGAAGATTCCCACTTGACTAACACCCCTGTGCTGCAAATGGAGGTCGAGGACACTGCGAAGAAACCACCAGAGCCCGCTATATTCAGCGGGAGAAGTGCAATGCAGGCGACGATTACATCAGAGTTAGAAGACAATGATAAGCAGAAGGTGAAAGTACTGCTTGACGATATGCCAGAGAGAGGGAAGGTACATGACATATCGTTGGATGACCGCCACGCTTACATGCGTTTGACCTTCACCAAGGAGTTCGTTGGTAATGTCACCTTGTTAGGCCAAATGAACATCCAACCTGGTGACGTAGACTTCGACTTCCAGTACGTCATAGACAATGCGATACTGTATCAGGAGGTGAGAGCAGGATGTCGGATTGTGACAAATCAACAAGGCCAGGATTACTCCTTATTTGTCTACAGTTCCTGCTTTAAACAGCTTGGGAAGATGAAGCTTTTGTTCAAACTTGCCTCAG GTGCAATAGCCCCAGTCACTGTTACCCAAGGGCGCAGACGGCTGTTGGCCAAAGGCAGCTACACAGTCGCAATGGTCATGATACAACCTCGTGCGTGGAATCCGGCTGCCAGTGCATGGGAAGTTGTCGACTGGATAGAG GTCCTGCCAGAGTCTACATCAAATGCTGTCAAGTTCAAGAGCAACTTCTTCGGGACGATCACCAGCGGGCTCTTCGTGCCGCCAAATACCATAGACTTTGCGGCGATCTTCCCCAACTTCCTCGAAAGAGTCCGGGACAGCCCAACGGTCCTTGCAACTATTCTCATCATACTTTTCGTTTTTGTGATATTGCTCATATGGACCCGGCGGATGGACAAGAAAGACTTCAATATG TGGGTATGCGCCCCCTTGGTCGATAATCACCCAGGCGACCAGTACTGCTACCGTATCAACCTGCACACATCATCTCGCATTGGTGCCGGAACCAGTGCCaacgtcttcatcatcatcatcggagAGAAGGGAGCTACAGAGCCAAGACCTCTCTATGATGGGTATAGGCAG AATTTCCAACGAGGGTCCATCAGTTCGTTCCTGCTGAAGAACCACTCGTTTCTGGGTCGTCCTCAGTATGTGTTCGTCTGGCATGACGGGGAAGGGGCAGAACCACACTGGCATCTATCACATATTGTCATAGAGGACTTGTACCGAGAAACATG TGACTACTTCCTCTGCGCCCATTGGCTGTCTGCAACCAAGGGAGATCACCGCACCAACCGTCTCCTCCGCGTGACCCACGAAGAGAACATCAGCAGTGTCTCCAACCTCTTCAGCCAACACTCTAAACGATTCCTCTTCGACACCAACATCTGGTTCTCCATGTTCAACCGACCAAACAAGAGTCGCTTTACTCGAGTCCAGCGCCTCTGCTGCTGCACGGCCGCACTCTTCCTCATGATGTTGTCCAACGCCATGTGGTATCAAACTGGTACGACGGGAAGTAGCTCCGCGCTGCATATAGGCCCTTTGCGGATAAGCTTCCGTACTGTTTTCATCGGTCTGATGTCCAGCGTAATAATCCTTCCACCAACGATGGCAATGGTTGAGATATTTTCACGGACTCGTTTTCATCGAAAGGAAATAAACGTTCAAATAAGACGTAAATATCCCGAGAGGAAACAGGCCCGCCTTCTGCCCTGGTGGTGTGTGTTCTTCGGCTACATCCTAGTGATCATGGCCATCTCGTGCGGGGTCTTCTTCACCTTCTTCTACAGTCTCGAATGGGGCGGGACGAAGTCGAATGAATGGCTATCGACTCTGTTGATCTCCTTGGTAGAGACCGTGGTCTTACTTCAGCCTGGGAAGATGCTGCTAATCGCCCTCATCCTGACCTGCATTCTGCGGCTACCATCAGATGCCGACGAGACAGTAGAGGACGAATTCTTGCTAACTGATGTCGCTGAGAACGTGAACACATTGGAAA TTCCAGTTGCGCGAACGATCCCGGACCTTCCTGACGATCTCGACAACTGCCAAGAGAATGAGGCGACAAGGAAAGCACGAGCTGCTCGCGATAAGAAGCTGTTCACCATAGCACGTGCTACAGGGATCCAGTTCCTTTACTTGCTTCTCCTCATGATCATCTGTAGCAGTAATCGAGGGAGCCACTACTACAGACAGAACACGGCTCTTAAGAGAGCTTTTGACCTGAAG GAAAATAACGTCATCATTCGCCTTGCTGACTACGGTCAGCTGTACAGGTGGCTGAACCATAATGTCACTCCGATTCTCTACCCCGATAAGTACTACAATGGCCTTGCCTTGAAGTCGTACGACAGAAGGTTTATTGCCAACATGGATGGCTTGAGGGTTGGACCTGCGAGACTCAGACAGAAGAGGGTCAGACAAG GTTTGTGTACGTGGAACAAGATCGTCACAAAATGTGCCAGTGACTTTGATACAAGTATAGAAGAAAGCGACGACTTCCTGACATATTGGAGAAAACCTACAACAACATTCACCAAGTCACCTTTTGTTTACACGTCTGCTCAAAAAAACGACATTCCACTTTACGGTGAATATGCCACATTCGATGGCGGCGGCTATGTTGCAGAGTTAGGCGACAGTTCCAAAACTGCTCTACTGGTTCTCAGTCAGTTGTTTAAGAAGAACTGGATAGATCGACTCACCAGAGCAGTTTTCGTTGAAGCCACAATCTACAACGCTAATGTCAATTTGTTTTCATGCTTACGAATAATGATCGAGACACCAGCAGTTGGCGGGATACTCATCTCTAGAACTGTGGAAAGCTTTCGCCCATACCCTTATGTCGACGCATGGGATCTCATCCTTCTCGTCCTGCAGATAGTGTGGGTGTTGGTCTTATTCTACTTAATCTATGTAGAGATCAACCTTGCTCGAACATTCCGATGGCAGTACGTAACAGATCCATGGACCTACGTGCAACTCCTGAACGTCATGACGGCATTCGCAGCATCATCTCTCTATGTTGTGAGAATAGTGTTTGTGATCAAGGCGATTGAAGACGTCAAGAACAACATCGGCGAATATGTCTCCTTTGACAAGATGATTGAGATCGATGAATCGTACACAGCATCTCTGGCTATCATAGCGTTTATATGCATCCTTCAAATTTTAAAGCCATTGTCGTTTAACTTTTTCTTTGCCCTCCTAAAGAACACCCTGCGTAAAGCATTTAGTGTGTTGGCCTGTTGCTTTCTATTCATTCTGGCCATATGGATGGCTTTTGGCATCAGCGGCCACTTCCTTCTTGTGCGAACCACGGCGACTTTCCGTACATTTCCGCGCACATTATGGACGCTGCTGGGCATGTCAATTGGTATCCTCAAGTATCCTGAGGCGATGGGAGACAATCTGGGAGAGGATGCGTTGGTGAATCGTATCAGTTTCGTGATGTtcatgtttatttcgtacatgGTGCTCATGAACCTGGTCGTCACGATATACCTTGAGATGTACTCAGCTATCCGGGGGAGCAAGCAGCTGAAGGGATTTGATAGAGAGCTGAATGACCACTTCTGGAAGCGCGTCCTCATGCTGTGGAATGCCTTCATCAACAAGCAGCCAAACGCGTGGTCGTATGATGTCCCAAAAATAG ATGCACCTGCTCCAATCCAAGCGGAGGAATCCTATCGAAGAGGCCATACCGGCAGCATGCATCTTGACCAGATTGTCAGGATATCAACAATG ATTCACACGTCTATGGGCAACGCCTTCAAGAAGTACAGCAGCGAGCTCGAAACGGTCAAGCTTGACGTAAGAGCAGCAAAGGCTGCGTCTGATGACATGAGCAGGAAACTGCAGGATACCAAGGAGGACCTCGCAGTCACGAAAGACACGGTCACCTCCATCAAAAAGGCGATTAATGATGCGTTGACGAAGAGAAAGGAGACGGACTGGCTGCGGGCTCACCCAGAGGAATGGACGAAGCATAG GTACTACTATGAAGACGGACTCTTAGCTTTAACAGTGGCAGCGATTCCCAACGAGTTCTCGGAGAGTTACCTGACCGTGGAGAGGATAGACGACCCAGATTTGAAGCATCTGACCTGCCCAGACATGGCGGGCATCATTCTACCAGTGTGTGCCATACACACGACGGAAGATTTCCTAATCGAAGAGCCAATCCTGGTGACCCTACCTGTCCATGGCGGCGGCGTTGATGATAGAAAAGAACTACTCCTGAAGGCGAGAATTTATGCAGGGGACGAGTATGAGGAGTTTTCGGCGGATCCAGTCCAAGCTGATGACCAA AGTTTGATCGGACTGAGGGCTGCATTCACTGCCGTACCGGAGAGCCTTGCAGTGGTTCAGATTTGGCACCGAGATTATGTGATGATAGGACCGGATGGTGGCGAGGTTGTCAGCACACGTGACagcagggtcaaggtcacattCCCAAGCGAGGCTTTTCATACTATGTGTAACGTTACACTTCAG GTAAAATTCATTGACATCAACGAGAGTGACCAGTGTGGCTCGAGTCACGTGGTTATGCTCACCCTATCAGAGAGGGCCATGAAACCGGTAGAGGCTACTATACCGTTCCTGGACCCCAAATCGGCAG TTGAAAAGATGAAGCATCTCTTGATACGGCAAGGCGCTAGAGACTGGTGTGATGATTATACGACTCCGGTCAGAAGCTCCGGCCAAGTCGTCTCGTTTCAAGTGATATTACCGCGCGCTGG GGAGGTAATGAGCTTCTTCGCCAAGTCGGGCAATTCGTCGTTG ATACCTAGGACTCGGAAAGCAG ATCCTATCACCGAGGTCTACCTAACGAACCTTGCCACAAAGATGGGCTCGGACTGGGAACGGGCCATATACGCACTTGACGGCGGGCTACACCACCGAGCTGCCCATGGGCTCCGGGGAAAGTGGGACATGTCGGATGAAGAGAAAGGGGCAATGGTTCTGAGAAAGTGGCTGAATAACCAGCAGGTCTCCGTGGATAAG gtgaaactacTGAGGGATGCGTATCAAGACATCAACCGCCCAGACCTCGTCTCCGACCTCGACCGCTCGGCGGAAGTGTTCAGGAACTTCATAGATGAACGGGTTCAAG ATGCGAATCTGCTGAAAGCCTTCCGCGCGATCATTCAGAGTGACAAGGTTACATGCTGCTGGCGAGCCCTGGCGGCGCGACTTGACCTCTCCGATGACTGTGTGAGCGAACTCGACAGGCGGGAGCCGCCTTTGAGCGTGTCGGAGAAATGCTTCGAAGTGCTGTCCGAATGGAAAGAGAATGGAAAGAACGTGACACTGAAATATCTGCGTAGGCATTTGTCGAGTTTGGGTTGCAAGCTAGCTGCAA